The Oleidesulfovibrio alaskensis DSM 16109 nucleotide sequence TCTGTAAACGGTATTCCGCTCAGCGAACATGAAGCCCAGTACGGCTGGCAGTTCATCCGGTTCATGCCGAGAGACTGGAATTCCCCCGCACCCATGCTGCACATGCTTCTGGAGTCCGCCCCGCAGGGGGCACGGCTTGAAATGCCTGACGATATGTTCCGTCTGGGTGCCGGAGCCGGTTCACTGGAATTTCTGCGCCCTGAAGACGGCAGCGTGGATACGGTCAAAAGCGACAAGTTCACCGCGGCGCTGCGCGATGCGGGCTTTGTGTTTCCTGTAAAGGCGCTGGGCGGCAATCCGGATACCCGAAAAGAGTATGATGCGGGGTATCTGCTTGTGGATGCTCAGGGCACGTTGTTTAACCTGCAGATGGTGCATGGACTGCCGCGCTGCGTGAACAGCGGCGAGCGTGTGCCCGGCAATGTGCGCGGCGTGGTTGTGACAGAAAGCAGACGCCGGGAAATGGTCGGTTTTGTCATGACCGACACGGCGCTGTTTGCGGTGATGCAGGACGATCTTTCGTTGCGTGAACTGCCGCTGGACAACCTGAATGCCGATTCCGGCCATATGTATCTGTGGGCCGACAAACTGGGCAAGTATCTGGTGCAGGGCGACATTACCCGGCCGGAAGAGGGCCTGACGGGCAAGGCCATGACAACCGGCTTTGCCGTGACACACACCTATTCGCTTCCCATGCGCGCCGCGGACATCAAGGCGCTGGAAAGGGTCACCGACGCCGCTTCCGTACTGCTGCCTGTGCGGGTGGTGCAGCGTTCACCGCAGAGCAGATTCCTTTCCATGGGCTTTGAATATGCCACCAGCCCGCTGCTGGCGCTGGGCAGCGGCATGCTGCTGGCACTGCTGCTGGTGTGGCGCACCCGGGCTGCGGGGCGGTCTGTACGCTGGTGGGACTGCCTGCTGGTAATCGTCTTCGGCCCTGTGGCCCTGCTGGGCATCGGCCTTGTCAGTCCGGCGGTCCGCCTGCCCCGCTGGCGCTGATTGTATGTGTTCCCGTCCCTGCGGCGACGGAGACTCGCCGCAGGGATTTTTTTATACATCTTGGTTGAAAATGAGACTCATTACCTAAGGGGGTAGAGATGAAAAAGCTTCTTCTGGGCTGCATGCTTCTGCTGCTGATGTCCGGCGCATTGCCTGCGTCGGCTGCAGAGGCTGAACAGAAGGGTGATCCGGCGGCGGGAGACCGGCCGGAAAACGCGGTGCAGCTGGAACCGGCGCGCAAAAATGGCGGGCCTGCAGCCAATGCCACCGGTCCGGCGGCACATAACGGCACCGTGTACCGGCTTGCTCCGGTTGATGTGCAGGAGGAGACGCGCGAGACCGGCCGGGCCACCATAGGCGGCAAGGCGCTGCGGTCCATGCCTTCGCATACCGGTTCGCTTACCGAAGCCCTGAAGGGCATGCCCAACGTGCAGTTTTCCAACGACATGATTTCCGGACAGACAGCAGGGGAAATAGCTCCGCCGCGTATCTCCATTTCGGGTGCAAAGCCGTATGAAAACAACTTTATGATTGACGGCATGAGCATAACAAACCGCATCAACCCGAGCGGGCTGGGGGACAGTGCCTCCCAGAATGATCTGACCGTGGGCGGGGGGGACCAGACACTTTTTTACGATACCCAGCTGCTGGACAACATAACCGTGTACACCAGTAATATTCCTGCCAGTTTCGGAGGATTTGTGGGCGGCGTGGTGGACGGAGAACTGCGTGATCCCAAAATGGATGAATGGCATTTCAGCGTGACAGGCAAACATACCCGCAGCAAGTGGTTCACCCTGCGCGGCGTGGATGAAAATTCTGAAAAACCGTCCAGCCAGCCCCGTTTTTCCATCAACACGGTTTCCGCCACTGCAGAAGGGCCGGTGAGTGATACCGCGGGGCTGCTGCTGGCAGTTTCGCGCAAGCATTCTGTCATACCCCTTAAGCGTGAAGAAAACGACGGCACCATCAATGATGGTGACCAGCACCGCATAAGCGACAACTTCATGGCCAAGATGGTCGTGCGTCCTTCCGACGACCTGACGCTGAAAATCGACGCGACCTATGCCCCCTACGAAGAAAAACGCTGGCGCGAAAAGTGGCCGGACAGCGACTGGTTTTTGCAGAACGATGCATACCGTCTGGGGCTGCAGGCCGAATACGAGACTCAGCACGGTACGCTGAGCGGCAAAACATCGTACATGCTGCACGGCTACAACCGCGAATCGTCTTCGGCGCACCGTTACAGCAACACCTCCACCGATGAGCAGCGCGGCGGCGTGGGTGACCTGAAGCAGGACACGCAGGAACTGGACATGCGTTTCGACTTCGACTCGGTGGACTACACCGCGGGCATGCTGACGTGGAACGTTTCCACAGGGGTGCTGTGGCACAACACGCTGGTCGATTTTACGGCCGGTGCTGCGGAAGTGGACGTGGACGTGCTGATGGCGGGCAACCGGAGGATTCTCACCAATTCCAAATACCTTGAGCATAGTCAGGAACTGTCGCTGAACACGCTTGGCTACTACGCGCAGACCGAACTTACGCTGGGCAACTTCACCCTTACTCCGGGGCTGCGTGCCGATTATGACGATTTTTCCACCAATCTGGACATAGCCCACCGCCTGAAGGCCGAATACGACACCTTCGGCGACGGTTCTCTGCGGCTGACAGCGGGCCTGAACCGTTATTACGGCGGTCAGCTTTCGGCCTATGCGCTTAGGCGGTACCGCCCGCAGATTGTGTTTCAGCAGCGCGACATGGATGGCGACGGCGTGTTCGAGTCGAGCAAGACCACCTATGGAACGGACAAGAAGCACAGCATGTCGGGGCTGGATACGCCGTATACCGATGAAATTTCCGCCGGTGTGCAGGGTGATTTTCTGGGCTTTGAATACGGGGTCGAGCTGGTGAAGCGTGACTATAAGAACCAGCTGGTAAGCAAGAGCGACGACAAGAAAAGCTACTATATGACCAACGAAGGCAAGAGCGAATACGAAGGCATAACGCTGACCCTTGCCAGAGCCGTGCAGACGCAGTCCATGGGCGACCACGTGTTCGGTCTGGGCATTACCAAGTCCAAGCGCAAGACATTCAACGGCAGCTACGACGAAGATGCCTACGACGAGTCCAACGGTGTGCGGCTGGATTATGACAAGGTCTACTACAACGGCGAACTGACCGACCGTAATGCGCTGCCGGCAGACGATTACAACGCGCCTGTGGTGCTGACCTTTTCGTGGCAGGGGCATTTTATGGAAGATACGCTGCGCCTGAATACCGTCACCCGCTGGCGTGATTCGGCAACGGGGCTCATGGCCGATTCCCGTTTCAGCGATGACACGCCCCACGGCACCACTTCGGGCAGCAATACCAACAAAAGCGACAAGTGGATGGGTGAAAACGGTGAATACCACAACGCCTACAGACACGGTGTGATTTCCGGCGGGTTTGTGACCGACCTCGGCGTGGAATGGGATGTGCTGAAAGAAGAAGAGTACACCCTGACCATGCTCATGGATGTGAACAACGTGTTTGATGAATCGCAGGAAGTCAGTGTGACCGAAGGCGAAGCCTCGCGCGGGCGTTCCTTTTATGCCGGTTTCCGCTGCGAGTTTTAGCTGAATCGCGGAGTATATGACGCAGTACCCGGCGGCGTGCCGCCGGGTGCTGCCTGTCCTTTCCGGCTGGGGCGTGTACGGGCGCCGCAACCGGATGATGTTGTTTTGCAAGGTAAGGAGAATAGCAATGCAGTACGCATTGAGACGGCGGAAAGGCGTGAATATGCTGGCTGTAGTGAGCGGTACGGCGGCAAGGGTATGCATGATGGCTGTGTGCGCGTTGTGGCTGATGCAGGCCGGTGCGGCAGCGGCGCAGCCGCTTACGGTGCTGACCATGGACGGCGAACCGCGTTTTGCATGGAATGGCCGTCACTTTCCCCATGCCGACCCGGCCGCGCCCAAAGGCGGCACACTGCGTCTTTCGGCCAGAGGCAATTTCGACTCCATGCATGCCTTCATCGCACGGGGACTGCCCGCGGCGGGCATAGGGCTTACCGTGGAGACGCTGGGCACGGGAGCACCTGATAATACCCTGTTTGAATATTACGGGCTTATCGCGCAGTCATTTGAGGTTGCACCGGATTTTTCCCATGTGACGTTCAACATCAATCCCGCGGCGCGTTTTCATGACGGCAGGCCCGTCACCGCGCACGACGTGGCCGTCACCTTCCGCCTGCTGATGGAGCACGGCGCTCCCCGCTACAAGCAGTATTATGCCGCGGTGGACAGAGCCGAAGAACTGTCGCCCCTGAGCGTGCGGTTTTATCTGAAGGAAAAAAACAACAAGGAGCTGCCAGTCATACTGGCCCAGCTGCCGGTGCTGCCGGCGCACTACTGGCAGAATCATGACTTTTCGCAACCTTCGCTTGTGCCGGCCGTCGGCAGCGGGCCTTATCGGGTGAAGGATTTCGCCATGGGCAGTTACGTGGAGTACGAGCTTGTGGACGATTACTGGGCGCGCGACCTGCCCGTGAACAAGGGGCGTTATAATTTCGGCACCATCCGGTACGAATACTACCGTGACGAGACCGTGGCCAGAGAGGCGTTCAAAGCGGGAGAATTTGATCTGTACCCCGAGGGCACGGCCAAGGCATGGGTTTCTGCCTATACGGGACCGGCGGTTGCGGCGGGGCATATCAGACGTGAAGAGCTGACCACCAACAGGCCCATGGGCATGTACGGTTTCTTTTTCAATACCCGCAAAGATTTGTTTCAGGACAGACGCGTCCGTCAGGCGCTGGCCCTGCTTTTTGACTTCGAATGGACAAATAAGGCCATTTTTCACGGATCCTATACCCGCAGCACCAGCTTTTTCGCCAACAGCGAACTTGCCAGTTCCGGCAAGCCTTCTCAGGCGGAACTGGATGTGCTGCGGCCTTTTGCCGGACAGCTGCCGCCGGAAGTGCTGACCTCTGCCTGGGATGTTCCCCGTACGGCGGGCGACGGTAACATCCGTCCCCAGATGCGTCAGGCGCTGGCCCTGCTGCAGCAGGCCGGCTGGACGCTGCAGGACGGCCGTCTGCGCGATGCTGCCGGCAGGCCGTTTGAGTTCACCCTGCTGTTGCAGTCGGCGGGTTCCACCCGCGTGGTGCTGCCGTACCGCCGCAATCTGGAACGGCTGGGAATAATCATGAATGTGGCCATGTCAGACCCCACACAGTACGTCAACCGTGTGCGTTCTTTCGACTATGACATGATCATGGGCCGTGTGCCGCAGTCTGCCTCGCCCGGCAACGAACAGCGGTCCTACTGGACATCAGCGTCGGCCGGTACACCCGGATCGCGCAATTATGCCGGTGTGCGGTCAGCGGTGGTGGATGCTCTTGTGGAGCGGCTCATCGCTTCTCCGGACAGAGACTCGCTGGTGGTCAACTGCCGCGCGCTGGACAGGGTGCTGCTGTGGGGCGCCTATGTCATTCCCGGATGGTATTCGTCCTCTGTGCGCATTGCTTACTGGGACAAGTTCGGGCGCAGCGAAACGCCACCCGCCACAGGTTTTGACGTGCATTCGTGGTGGGTGGACAAAGAGGCGGAAAAAGCGCTGCGCAATGCCGGAACAGGATACGGGAACTGACCATGGCCGCGTATATCCTGCGCAGACTGGCACTGCTTGTGCCTACGTTTTTCGGAATAATCGCCCTGAATTTCTTTGTCATCCAGTCGGCACCGGGCGGGCCTGTGGAGCAGTACCTGCTCCGGCTTGAAGGTGCGGATTCGGTGTTCATGGAAAGGGTGGGCGGCGAGTCGGGCGATACAGGTATAGCCACCCCGCAGCTTGATGGCGGCAGTGCCGCACAGGGCGACGGGCTTTACAAGGGGCAGCGCGGTCTGTCGCCTGAAGTGGTCGAGGCCGTCAGACGCATGTACGGGTTTGACAGACCCGTGCACGAGCGTTTCTGGCTTATGCTCAGGAACTACCTGACCTTTGACTTCGGCGACAGCTTTTTCAAAGGGCGCAGCGTCATGCAGCTGCTGGGCGACGCCCTGCCGGTGTCCATCTCGCTGGGACTCTGGAGTACGCTCATCATATACTTTGTGTCCATTCCTCTGGGTATCCGGCGTGCCGTCAGACACGGTAGCAGGTTTGACGCGGTTACGGGCACACTGGTGGTCATCGGCGACGCCATACCCGGGTTTCTGTTTGCCGTGCTGCTGGTGGTGCTGTTTGCCGGCGGCAGCTACTGGAACATCTTTCCGCTGCGGGGGCTTGTTTCGCCCGATTTTGCCCAGATGACCCTGTGGCAGAAGATAGGCGATTATTTTTCGCATCTTGCGCTGCCGCTGACATCGCTGGTCATAGGTGGTTTTGCCACGCTGACCACGCTGACCAGAAACTCGTTTCTGGACGAGATACACC carries:
- a CDS encoding DUF4857 domain-containing protein — translated: MNRQVQALLAKEWIKLRRGIWIIPLLLGYAAIDSVLVLNTIDRVHGTFGLWATLIAKQPPFFASFRLLVACGVLTGFLQAWPECQGKRLRLLFHMPVMPGNIVGVMVGTGLCVMLLTGAAACGLLAASMNAFHMPADMILPVMVSLLQWVLLGITAYLGTVAFFAMRTMGGRVLVLWVMLAAFKLLWNYGDYGASEQALWRYGLFAAGFLPLVFFSYLRFMGERADSRLYNGTRAAGLLLFAVALCAVLPDLYWRTVMPSRVRQQLHFSPVEQQFVIMSSYPEGTTGPGGLSGTVVTLEDGKVLSRSETAQALPVKYSHDLIKWKAFPESVNGIPLSEHEAQYGWQFIRFMPRDWNSPAPMLHMLLESAPQGARLEMPDDMFRLGAGAGSLEFLRPEDGSVDTVKSDKFTAALRDAGFVFPVKALGGNPDTRKEYDAGYLLVDAQGTLFNLQMVHGLPRCVNSGERVPGNVRGVVVTESRRREMVGFVMTDTALFAVMQDDLSLRELPLDNLNADSGHMYLWADKLGKYLVQGDITRPEEGLTGKAMTTGFAVTHTYSLPMRAADIKALERVTDAASVLLPVRVVQRSPQSRFLSMGFEYATSPLLALGSGMLLALLLVWRTRAAGRSVRWWDCLLVIVFGPVALLGIGLVSPAVRLPRWR
- a CDS encoding TonB-dependent receptor plug domain-containing protein; translated protein: MKKLLLGCMLLLLMSGALPASAAEAEQKGDPAAGDRPENAVQLEPARKNGGPAANATGPAAHNGTVYRLAPVDVQEETRETGRATIGGKALRSMPSHTGSLTEALKGMPNVQFSNDMISGQTAGEIAPPRISISGAKPYENNFMIDGMSITNRINPSGLGDSASQNDLTVGGGDQTLFYDTQLLDNITVYTSNIPASFGGFVGGVVDGELRDPKMDEWHFSVTGKHTRSKWFTLRGVDENSEKPSSQPRFSINTVSATAEGPVSDTAGLLLAVSRKHSVIPLKREENDGTINDGDQHRISDNFMAKMVVRPSDDLTLKIDATYAPYEEKRWREKWPDSDWFLQNDAYRLGLQAEYETQHGTLSGKTSYMLHGYNRESSSAHRYSNTSTDEQRGGVGDLKQDTQELDMRFDFDSVDYTAGMLTWNVSTGVLWHNTLVDFTAGAAEVDVDVLMAGNRRILTNSKYLEHSQELSLNTLGYYAQTELTLGNFTLTPGLRADYDDFSTNLDIAHRLKAEYDTFGDGSLRLTAGLNRYYGGQLSAYALRRYRPQIVFQQRDMDGDGVFESSKTTYGTDKKHSMSGLDTPYTDEISAGVQGDFLGFEYGVELVKRDYKNQLVSKSDDKKSYYMTNEGKSEYEGITLTLARAVQTQSMGDHVFGLGITKSKRKTFNGSYDEDAYDESNGVRLDYDKVYYNGELTDRNALPADDYNAPVVLTFSWQGHFMEDTLRLNTVTRWRDSATGLMADSRFSDDTPHGTTSGSNTNKSDKWMGENGEYHNAYRHGVISGGFVTDLGVEWDVLKEEEYTLTMLMDVNNVFDESQEVSVTEGEASRGRSFYAGFRCEF
- a CDS encoding microcin C ABC transporter permease YejB, translated to MAAYILRRLALLVPTFFGIIALNFFVIQSAPGGPVEQYLLRLEGADSVFMERVGGESGDTGIATPQLDGGSAAQGDGLYKGQRGLSPEVVEAVRRMYGFDRPVHERFWLMLRNYLTFDFGDSFFKGRSVMQLLGDALPVSISLGLWSTLIIYFVSIPLGIRRAVRHGSRFDAVTGTLVVIGDAIPGFLFAVLLVVLFAGGSYWNIFPLRGLVSPDFAQMTLWQKIGDYFSHLALPLTSLVIGGFATLTTLTRNSFLDEIHRQYTATALAKGLTMRQVLYGHVFRNAMLIVIAGFPGTFIHMFFTGSVLIEVIFSLNGLGLLGFEAAMTRDYPVMFATLYMFTLLGLLTRIITDITYSLVDPRITFGGRGVARG
- a CDS encoding extracellular solute-binding protein; this translates as MQYALRRRKGVNMLAVVSGTAARVCMMAVCALWLMQAGAAAAQPLTVLTMDGEPRFAWNGRHFPHADPAAPKGGTLRLSARGNFDSMHAFIARGLPAAGIGLTVETLGTGAPDNTLFEYYGLIAQSFEVAPDFSHVTFNINPAARFHDGRPVTAHDVAVTFRLLMEHGAPRYKQYYAAVDRAEELSPLSVRFYLKEKNNKELPVILAQLPVLPAHYWQNHDFSQPSLVPAVGSGPYRVKDFAMGSYVEYELVDDYWARDLPVNKGRYNFGTIRYEYYRDETVAREAFKAGEFDLYPEGTAKAWVSAYTGPAVAAGHIRREELTTNRPMGMYGFFFNTRKDLFQDRRVRQALALLFDFEWTNKAIFHGSYTRSTSFFANSELASSGKPSQAELDVLRPFAGQLPPEVLTSAWDVPRTAGDGNIRPQMRQALALLQQAGWTLQDGRLRDAAGRPFEFTLLLQSAGSTRVVLPYRRNLERLGIIMNVAMSDPTQYVNRVRSFDYDMIMGRVPQSASPGNEQRSYWTSASAGTPGSRNYAGVRSAVVDALVERLIASPDRDSLVVNCRALDRVLLWGAYVIPGWYSSSVRIAYWDKFGRSETPPATGFDVHSWWVDKEAEKALRNAGTGYGN